GGCAGCCAATGAAAAAGCGCGGCCGATTGACCGCGCTCTTGCCTGTTGACGTCTTCCTCGCCTTCCTCACGCCTCGGGCGGAACCGTGAAGCCCTTGACGCTGGCGGGACGATCCGAGCAGCGCTCGACCCAGGCCTGGACCGAGGGGAAATCGGCAAGGCCCAGTACATCCGCCGCATCGTAGCCGACCGACAGGCCGCGCACCCAGGGAAAGATCGCGATATCGGCGATCGAATAGGCCGAATAATCCTCGCCCATGATGAACTTGCGGTCACGCAGCCGCCCTTCCAGAACGCCGAGCAACCGGCGGACTTCCTTCTTGTAGCGCTCGACCGGATAGGGGTTGTTGGCGACCTTGTCGGCGGCATATTTGTAGAAGTGGCCGAACTGGCCGAACATCGGCCCGACGCCGCCCATCTGGAACATCACCCACTGGATCGTCTCATAGCGGCCGATCGGGTCGTTTGGGATCAGCCTGCCGGTCTTCTCGGCAAGGTAAAGCAGGATCGCGCCGGATTCGAACAGGCCGACCGGCGTATCGTCGGGACCATGCGGGTCGATGATTGCGGGG
This window of the Martelella lutilitoris genome carries:
- a CDS encoding glutathione S-transferase N-terminal domain-containing protein, which encodes MSRLSDFPITQKWPPKDPDVIQLYSLPTPNGVKVSIALEELELPYEAHRVSFGTDDQMSPEFLSLNPNNKIPAIIDPHGPDDTPVGLFESGAILLYLAEKTGRLIPNDPIGRYETIQWVMFQMGGVGPMFGQFGHFYKYAADKVANNPYPVERYKKEVRRLLGVLEGRLRDRKFIMGEDYSAYSIADIAIFPWVRGLSVGYDAADVLGLADFPSVQAWVERCSDRPASVKGFTVPPEA